Proteins encoded by one window of Chloroflexota bacterium:
- a CDS encoding class I SAM-dependent methyltransferase, translated as MAINNTSPRFKFGKNWGNFIRKLSAVQIQEAEQSLINALGVSSFAGKKFLDVGSGSGLFSLAAMRLNAERVHSFDYDSDSVACARELKRRYFPDDPRWMIEQGDALDTPYVESLGEWDIVYSWGVLHHTGDMYLALDNAAQLVKASGRLFIAIYNDQGRKSEAWTSIKKFYSKSPLIIQWLMASGYFLFLGSMAFIRDTLFLRPLATFRNYHSLRGMNFWTDVVDWIGGYPFEVASPEKIFEFYRQRGFVLTYLKTVQGKLGNNEFVFFKQD; from the coding sequence ATGGCAATAAATAACACATCGCCTCGTTTTAAATTTGGGAAAAATTGGGGTAATTTTATTAGAAAACTGTCTGCTGTGCAAATTCAGGAGGCAGAACAGTCGTTAATCAATGCTTTGGGGGTTTCTTCGTTTGCAGGGAAAAAATTTCTGGATGTCGGTTCCGGGAGTGGTTTGTTTTCTTTAGCGGCCATGCGATTGAATGCTGAGCGGGTGCATTCTTTTGACTATGACTCCGATAGCGTTGCCTGCGCGCGGGAATTAAAGCGCAGATATTTTCCTGACGATCCTCGCTGGATGATTGAACAAGGCGATGCGCTGGATACGCCCTATGTTGAATCGCTGGGCGAATGGGATATTGTCTATTCCTGGGGCGTTTTGCATCATACCGGTGATATGTACCTGGCTTTAGATAATGCGGCCCAATTGGTCAAAGCTTCGGGTAGGTTGTTTATTGCCATTTACAACGATCAGGGTCGCAAGAGCGAGGCCTGGACGAGTATAAAGAAATTCTACAGTAAATCGCCGCTGATTATCCAATGGTTAATGGCAAGCGGTTATTTTTTGTTCCTGGGTTCTATGGCATTTATTCGCGATACACTTTTCTTGCGCCCCCTGGCTACATTTCGAAATTATCACTCCCTTCGTGGAATGAACTTTTGGACCGATGTTGTCGATTGGATTGGCGGCTATCCGTTTGAAGTCGCCTCGCCGGAGAAGATATTTGAGTTTTATCGCCAAAGGGGCTTTGTGCTAACCTATCTGAAGACTGTGCAGGGTAAGCTAGGAAATAATGAATTTGTTTTTTTTAAGCAAGACTGA
- a CDS encoding glycosyltransferase gives MLNSKINLSILVRSMGSGGAERQLIELVRRLDTQCFNIVILLFYAEGELLSMLADIEHIQIINLIKRSRWDFFGFVKALVRQIVETQSDILYGYLDVPNIFAVLAGKIARIKVVYGVRSTHVDFARYDWTAGIVYRVEALLSRFADSIIVNSQTGLSYHGRHGFAIDKMCIIPNGIDTKHFRRDPILRKEMRLKWGISEQHTLIGLVARLDPMKDHTTFLRMAAILQDRFLHTRFVCVGDGPDAYLHELLELAEALSLGEKLVWGGPHFEMPAVYSALDIFVSSSYGEGFSNVIGEAMACETPCVVTNVGDSARIVGETGRIVAPKAPAGLAEAVSELLQLSADSRFELGRQARVRIQKYYSVEKMVASTEELFEELVRNTG, from the coding sequence ATGTTAAATTCCAAAATCAATCTATCCATTCTGGTGCGATCCATGGGAAGCGGTGGAGCCGAGCGGCAGCTCATCGAATTGGTCAGAAGGCTGGATACTCAGTGCTTTAATATTGTCATTTTGCTCTTTTATGCCGAGGGCGAATTGCTGTCCATGCTCGCCGATATTGAACATATTCAAATCATTAACCTGATAAAAAGATCGCGCTGGGATTTTTTCGGGTTTGTAAAAGCCCTCGTTCGGCAGATAGTTGAAACCCAATCGGATATTCTATATGGCTATTTGGATGTCCCCAATATTTTTGCAGTTCTGGCTGGAAAAATCGCGCGAATAAAAGTTGTATATGGCGTCAGATCAACCCATGTCGATTTTGCACGCTACGACTGGACTGCGGGTATTGTCTATCGTGTAGAGGCGCTATTATCGCGGTTTGCCGATAGCATTATTGTCAATTCCCAAACTGGATTATCCTATCACGGCCGGCATGGCTTCGCAATTGATAAAATGTGCATCATACCAAACGGAATTGATACAAAGCACTTCCGCCGAGACCCCATATTGCGAAAAGAAATGCGTTTGAAGTGGGGCATTTCCGAACAACATACGCTGATCGGTCTGGTGGCACGACTTGATCCGATGAAAGACCACACCACATTTTTACGCATGGCCGCCATACTGCAAGATCGGTTTCTACACACTCGATTTGTATGCGTAGGAGATGGGCCGGATGCGTATTTGCACGAATTGCTGGAACTGGCTGAGGCCCTGTCTTTGGGCGAGAAATTAGTTTGGGGCGGGCCTCATTTTGAGATGCCCGCCGTCTACAGTGCTTTGGATATATTTGTATCATCATCTTACGGTGAAGGTTTTTCGAATGTAATTGGCGAGGCGATGGCGTGTGAAACACCTTGTGTCGTCACAAATGTTGGTGATTCGGCGCGCATCGTCGGCGAGACGGGTCGTATCGTTGCACCGAAGGCACCTGCAGGTTTGGCGGAAGCCGTGTCGGAGCTTTTGCAGCTATCCGCTGATTCACGCTTTGAGCTGGGGCGACAGGCCAGGGTGAGGATACAAAAATATTATTCGGTTGAAAAAATGGTCGCGTCTACGGAAGAGCTTTTTGAAGAACTTGTCAGAAACACTGGATAA
- a CDS encoding glycosyltransferase has translation MPKIKLLHLITTLDVGGSEMMLYRLLKSINVDRFENRVISLVSPGDVGTLIAALKIPVESLYMPRGRPTLRGFFQLIRQIKAYQPAVLQTWLYHADLLGLLAGKVAGVKNILWNVRSSNMDMSEYRRLSGWTLRACSGLAALPRGVVINSRAGLRYHKSIGYHPRRWELIPNGVDTKLFRPQPSARQMLLTELGLANDVLLIGYVARFDPMKDHATFLQAAREFVNAGYNPHFVLCGADMIGSNNALASMIDAFDIRERISLLGPRRDIANLTAAFDLATSSSLTEGFPNTIAEAMSCGVPCVVTNVGDAAEIVAETGVVIPPQNAAQLAAAWAEIVAAGEAHRQQLGRLARQRIVAEYSQEKMIQAYEELYGQYGGTAN, from the coding sequence TTGCCCAAAATCAAGCTGCTACACCTCATCACCACCCTTGACGTGGGCGGCTCGGAGATGATGCTCTACCGCTTGCTGAAGAGCATTAATGTTGACCGCTTCGAAAACCGCGTAATTTCACTTGTTTCGCCTGGGGATGTGGGCACGTTGATTGCTGCGCTAAAAATTCCTGTCGAATCCCTGTATATGCCACGTGGGCGGCCTACACTGCGGGGATTTTTTCAATTAATCCGCCAAATAAAAGCGTACCAACCTGCTGTGCTGCAAACCTGGCTTTACCATGCCGATTTGCTGGGTTTACTCGCCGGGAAGGTGGCAGGTGTGAAGAATATTCTTTGGAATGTGCGCTCATCGAATATGGACATGTCCGAGTATCGCCGACTCTCCGGGTGGACGTTGCGGGCTTGCTCGGGGTTGGCTGCCCTGCCCCGGGGCGTAGTCATCAACTCGCGGGCCGGACTCCGCTACCACAAATCGATTGGGTATCATCCCCGGCGTTGGGAACTGATCCCCAACGGGGTTGACACAAAGCTCTTTCGGCCTCAACCATCCGCCCGGCAAATGTTATTGACCGAGCTTGGCCTCGCCAATGATGTGCTTCTGATTGGATATGTTGCCCGCTTTGATCCCATGAAAGACCACGCCACATTTTTGCAGGCTGCGCGCGAGTTTGTGAATGCAGGATATAATCCACACTTTGTGCTATGCGGAGCGGATATGATCGGGTCGAATAATGCGCTGGCCTCTATGATCGACGCCTTTGACATCCGGGAGCGAATTTCGCTGCTAGGCCCCCGGCGAGATATTGCCAATCTGACCGCGGCTTTTGACCTGGCAACTTCTTCTTCCTTGACAGAAGGGTTTCCGAATACAATTGCCGAGGCGATGTCATGTGGCGTGCCTTGCGTTGTCACCAATGTTGGCGACGCGGCTGAAATTGTTGCCGAAACGGGCGTGGTTATTCCCCCGCAGAATGCTGCTCAACTGGCTGCCGCCTGGGCCGAAATCGTCGCTGCTGGCGAGGCTCACAGACAACAATTAGGTCGGTTGGCTCGCCAGAGAATTGTGGCAGAATACAGTCAGGAGAAAATGATCCAGGCGTATGAGGAGTTGTATGGGCAGTATGGGGGTACTGCCAATTAA